From Brassica rapa cultivar Chiifu-401-42 chromosome A06, CAAS_Brap_v3.01, whole genome shotgun sequence:
TCATTCTCGTCCTCAAGGTAATGGGGAACGCGTGTTGTGTTGCTCCTCGTGACAAAATGGTCCTCCTGCCTAACTCATCATCAGCTGCTGAGAGGAGGCATTCTACTACTTGGAGCTTCCGCTGGGATAATCATAACAGAGGCCGTGTAGCTGGTGAAGAAGCCTCTCTTAGTTGGTTGTCTGATGGGATTAGCCAGAACGATGTGTCTGACATCAACTCTGATTTTTTATCATCTCAAGGTTCCCCTTTGGACAGCTTTCGGACACAGACGATGCAGAAGTCTCCGGCCTCAGGTAAAATAAGTTCAGcttgtttagtattttttttagctTGAGGGAACACATGTATGGTGTGTTATTCACTTGAGACTTTTAGATAGTATTTTTCAGAACCTGTTAAATCATGTTTCTCTTGATATGACTTCTCTACTTGCTTCTTGACTTGCCTATGCATCTGTCTACAGATCATAATAATCTTACATGACATTAATGAATATTTTGGCAGATTTATCTTTTCCAAGAAATTCTTCCATGGATACAGTCTTTGAGCAGGTAAAGCTTGTTTCACCTATAGTTGAGTTTTCTCACATCTTTGAAACTTTTACATTTGTTGATACATAACCTCTCTTTTGCGTTTCTATCTCTCACACAGAAAGAAAAGGATTCAATAGAATCTGCAGCACCTTCATACCCATCTCCTGCACAATTGTCTCTTTCACTTGCTTCACAACCATCTTCTTTCCCAACGCCACCACTTCCCTCCCAGATCTACTATCACCCTGCAAGTTCATCGACACTTAATCCAACACAGCAAGTCTCAGATGGTAAGATCTGTGGAATGAACTCACTTAGCAGAAGCTCAGCAactgaagaagaggaaaagggaaCTCCTTTTATAGTAATTCATATACTACCAcagtaaatgaaaaataatgtgATCCAACCAAAGAACGTAATTTTGTTACAGCTCCCACTTGCATCAACATAACTCAAAAGCAGAGTCTTGAAGATTTACCAAACTCCTTCATATCTTCAATGGTGCTTTCTCTGGTAAGCAAAGAAATTCAGCGACTGCAACAACAACATAACTGAGTAACGATCCATTCAAGCGGGGTATACAAAAGCATTCTCTCAATCAAATTAATGATAGGAGAGATTTTCATTCATTATACTTACACCGAGCTTTTAAACAGACGTTTGTATCACTGTTCTTTTCCTCAAAAATTCTGTGGTATCAGTTTTGATGAAGGATGTTTGTAGTTCTcgccaaatatatatatgaacgtTAGTGTATaatcaacaaaattcttgttaACAATAAGTTGCAGAGATCACTCCACTGTCATCCTTAGTTCGAGCTTAGCCTAGAGATTCCTCCTTTAAATCACAGTTCGCTTCGAAGTCTTCAAACCAATGCAACCTCCTTGTGCTTCCAATGCTGATGCAAAATTTTCATTACACCATCAAAGAATCCTCTTCTACCTAAATAATGAAACAGATACATATTGAAAATTGTGTAAACCAATCTGGTAACCTTTCGAAAAGGAATAAGAAGAAGCGAAGAACAGATTTGGAGGCTCTTACCAAGAACCAAGCTGCTGTTCATATTCAGTCAGATTCTTCTCAAGCATTCTCTCTCTTCATGAGTCAGTATCTCAATGTCATCGTCGTGCTCAGATGGTTTTCATACtgaattaaatttaaacaaCTCTAGTGTTGGTTTCTCTATAATTGATTTCAGCTGCTATAAAAGAAGAGCAACCCATCGAAGTAATACTCCATCTGCATAGTCCATTCCACAAACACATGTATTTTTGGCCCTGATTTAAGTTTCACACCTTTCCAAAGAGAAGAATTTGCTAAATATTAAACGAAcataaacacaaaacaaaaaatagaaaaaatcagACAACAACAAACCTCTTCAAAACCTCTCTCTCTGTTTGTCTCTAGGACAACCTTACTGCGATGATCTCAGCGTGTGCTTCCGTAACTCTAGATCTTTATCTGCATTCCAATAGAGACGaacattaattaattaattaagcaAACACAACCAACCAAAAAGAAGCAAAATAATTTGAATCAAATCGCCACGTAATAATGTGCATAATTAAATTGTATTCGACGACAAAACCTAAACCTTAGCAGAGATCACCGCAGAGATCAGCTCTGAGAACACAACTCGTTTCAATCTTTTTGGATGAATGGAACCTGATCTGCTGAACTCAATCGCTAAACTCTGTTCGTGAAGCTCGGAAAGGACTCTGAAAGTGTCATCTTTTGAGATAAGAGGTAAAAGAGGCTGAGATCCACGCTTCAGAAAACATTTAAACCGGCTTACTCGGTTCTGAGCTATGCACCTTGTATCACAGATTCATTTTGAGGTGTAGAATAGGTTAgattatacaaaaaaatttatgaaattcagGGGTTTAGCATATCAGCTCATACCGTTTGCCGATAAATAAAAGATCAAGTCCTATGAGGATCCCGCTTTGTGCATGATTCAGGGCTGTAGATGGAGCTACACGCTTGAGGGAGCCGTCATAGAGACCAACTCCTTGTTTCTTAGTTGGAGTGGATTTCGCTGGATTATTAGCCATGGATGTGGTGGTCGATATCGCCGGAGTTCGGTTCTAGCCGAAGCTTTGGAGCTGCAAACTGTTTATCATCCATAGCCATAGCTTGATTTTCATGGCCATAGCTTGATATTCTTGTATAGAGGTTCTACGATGTGGTTTGATTTAAATATCGATAAAGGAGTTATATAAGATGGAAAACAAAGGGAGGTGAAGGAAAAGATCTCATGAAGATAAGAGTCAAAGAAGTGAATTGAATGTGTTATCAAAACTCTGAAACGGAGATTCATAGAAATCGGAAACGATGGTGGTGGAGCGGAAAAGTTGCGTTGTTTGCTATGAGCGCGAGATGGGCAGTGTTATAATGGGCCACTTTGATTTGTCATAAGCCCAGTAAATATGATGTGCGAGATAAATTAAATTGACGTGGCAGTATAGCATTTCCTCATTCGTTGATTTTATTTGCTGAGGTGGACTCCCTCTCCATTGAGGATATTcagcttttagtattgtattgataCTATAAAggtcaaatttttaatttttcacaaCAAGAATCGTTGAAAAATATAGTGTGCGTGTAATAATGAAAGAGGAATGGGAAGACTTTAAATTAATGACAGTGACATGGGGAGCTGATTACTTTGAATGCAATCTTAGATTAGTAGTGAAAGGAAGCACATGCATATGAGACACAAGGTTCATGTGTGATCATGTGAAAACTGGGCggacaaaataaataaatatcccAAAAATATCTCTAGTTTTTTCAAAGGAGTGATCAATGGATCTCAAAGATGatattgttttaaaacatgaatTTTCCTAtaaggaacaaaaaaatatgtaacaCGTATCAAAAATAGATCAACCGACTTAATGTAGAGATTGCTCACAACCCaacaaacaaaagaacaaaCCACATATATAGACTCACTTATCAGTTATCACACGTCTCACGTATGTAAGCGTGTGACATATTGCGAAGAAGTGGAAATCAAAATGTTCCAAGAGGCAAAAAGTTGAAAACCCAAGTAGCCATAGCAATAATCATGTGACGTTGCGTCTGGTTGCATTATCTTTAAAAGCTTGCCGGAGATACTTATTGCGAAATAGATTTTAACCAATTGagattttacatatatataaaaaaatagtaaatattGTTGTAGGTAAATTTTTAATAGTGATTGACCCCAATCCGAAAAGCCACGCATCCAGAAGAATCCATTAGCGTTGGCCATCTGCGATAGAATTTTTTGGAGAAATTTCAATATCACCCCGCTGACAGAGAGTTGAACTTGCGACCTATGGTAGTCATGTGTGAAGATCTCATTTGAAACAACTAGGCCAtcaatgatatatcaaaactgtTATATGTTATGATTTTACATATACTTCCTTCGTTTCGATTTAATTATCATTGTAGGAAAAAATTTCATTTCAAAATAAGTATTGTTTTAGAGttttaatgcaaaatttattaataagattttttattttattttttttttgttgaaatatgATTAGGTATTTAAGTAATtatgtgtttattttaaaaaatatacaaaatcatatgtttttttaatctatgtgcataaaCTTAGAATGACAACTAAAATAAAACGGAGGAAGTATAAGATAGTTAATTGTTatgatgttttctttttctccCAGCGAGTTCACAGCTGCATGACATATTTACATCTATCAAAGTTAGTGACAAAATTCATTGTTAGATCAGTTTATATAGCGGGATAGATAATATTTTACGTTAGTAAAATTGTTGCATTAAGCTCTGTCGTGATATAGTTTGTATATTTTACTGAGTAGATCTACATTCTTGAGATTAtagtatcccttatatattaaaggagaaacatTGTAATAATTGCATTCACATTATACTAGACACGTGGCAgtttcacaatgatttgataataaatatgctaacgcgttcacactatattcatcacactatatactttgtattttttagtataaaactcatatgcatggttccaataaaactttagatttttcggttcgaatcaaaacaaataacgaatcaaaagctaaactatatatataaattatttttattgtttacagataaagttgggcaaaatatttataaattttgattcaattcgttatccgttttgatttgaacaaaaaaaatatgaatattcgTAACTCTACAAAGCAAATCaattactaaaatacaattaaaaaaagcaaatcacaaataccaatattttcaGGAACGGATATCAAAttcgatatgttatatgcatatatatacatatatgtacagaattatatatatatatgttatatatattatagtttatataagttttacaatatttttatgaattaaatttattatattaggtattaaaatttaaaaagttcaataatattttatttttgtaataatacgttattattaatttttcaattattttttaaattttgttttatttacggatcaaattgaatattctttaaaattctaaatcatttcggTTATCAGAGTCACCGACTATCCAGGTGGCTAAAGATTGAATCAACATGAATGCCTCCAAATAACGTGATATTCGATCTGTGCTCACCTCTATTTACGGATacaactaattttttatatgaaaaaattcactaatgtcaaggcctttttaatttttaatttttaattaattttatctttcatgtattatttagaacaaaaatatcatttaatattaattagcaatatctttatatatttgtcatttatttttatatacttttacatacacatacatgtgcaccttgatgtgagcactttataagtatttaccaccactgaagtattttttttttttgaagtttaaatattttttttcttaatgattctttcactaccgaccaaattatagtgaaatgatttgtcttaataattttctttttttttcttaaactattatccGTTTACAAACTATGGTATGAAACCTTTAGTTCGACATGacgattatctaaaatttataacataaaataaacaaataatagtaatttttggtttttatcgaaaaactaaaaaatcaaacattctaacagaataaaccaaaataaatattaatttaaaataatagttatattttaggagatcaaaaatcaaaaaataacttaaaatcgaactgatatccagattaaacagatttaatgtgtttttattaaaaataataaaactaataatcacattccgcACAAAGCGCGGATTATTACCTAGTTATATAGTATTATTCAAATAGAATGAATTTGAACATGAACCATATATATAACTGCAAGCGTTAAACAAATATTTACTAGTCCTCCGTGGAATATAAACATATTCGATGATATACTTATCTAGTTTTATATTGTATGAAAGAGTGTCAAAAGGTAGTATTTTAAAGAACACTTTTGATATGTATACATGACTTCCCATGTGAAGAACCGACTTTCCATGTGAGGAACCGTGTCAACATTACTAGTTCTTGCATAGATAAACATATAGAGAACCATTACAGAGAATTGACAAGGTCAAAAGATGGATCGCGACGTGACATGCCACCAACCTAAAACTCACCGCTTCACGCATTGACCCTATACATTTCACAAAACGTGAAGAGAAATAAGATCGGGGTTCGTCCACTAGTTACTAAATATATACACTATCATTTCGTGCAATTTAGAAGCCTCCAACTAGGTCACTccacaaaattcaaaataataaaatttctacatataatttttatatatctcgtgtagtatttttttttttttgaagatcgtgggaatttataattttaatttacaatCTCTCTTCACacctaaaattaatttttaaaggaGATTTTTTATTTGCTAAAAAGTTAAAATCCAAATTAAAAAGATCAACCCCTAATATTAGTACATtctgaattatatatatttgtatagcTGTCATCAATTAGTAATTCAAGTTGGTATATTGTTattactaataatatatattagcgGCTACTTACTTTGTTGCCAAATCTAAAACTACCAAACTAGTTAGAATTTGGTACGCGTATTAACGTTGCTTtcaattcttttcttttttttaataaattaaaggtttttttttgcttgttaACGGTTAATCCACAAGTACAATTAGCCAAATTCAATAAGCTAAACTTAGCCAAAATCAATAAGCTAATGTCGTGATATGTTCACTATATAATATGCTTTGGAATATTAAATTTTACCACCGAATTCAACGATGGATTATT
This genomic window contains:
- the LOC108872347 gene encoding uncharacterized protein LOC108872347; protein product: MLGRKYPNFTSYYSLYIKKCKNREFKNSLDKVVLDSLVILVLKVMVILVLKVMGNACCVAPRDKMVLLPNSSSAAERRHSTTWSFRWDNHNRGRVAGEEASLSWLSDGISQNDVSDINSDFLSSQGSPLDSFRTQTMQKSPASDLSFPRNSSMDTVFEQKEKDSIESAAPSYPSPAQLSLSLASQPSSFPTPPLPSQIYYHPASSSTLNPTQQVSDGKICGMNSLSRSSATEEEEKGTPFIVIHILPQ